In the Hordeum vulgare subsp. vulgare chromosome 7H, MorexV3_pseudomolecules_assembly, whole genome shotgun sequence genome, one interval contains:
- the LOC123407190 gene encoding protein REVEILLE 6-like isoform X2, with protein MAAVMESAVSGGGGGEGAEAAGRVRKPYTITKSRESWTDPEHDKFIEALLLFDRDWRKIEAFVGSKTVIQIRSHAQKYFLKVQKNGTGEHLPPPRPKRKAAHPYPHNKASKKAPEVDLPQQPPHIVEQGCVVPMDAPTVATNSSADDTFPSWDNVLTQPYSPRHTQDLGAANNSSSSIECQSGTWPTSDAIEQEAWLTSDATEQEIILPALHAMPDFAQVYNFLGGVFDPDTTGHLQKLREMDPIDAETVLQLMKNLSVNLSGPDFETHLSIQHP; from the exons ATGGCGGCGGTGATGGAGTCGGCGGTATCCGGCGGAGGCGGCGGGGAGGGGGCGGAGGCGGCGGGGAGGGTGCGGAAGCCCTACACCATCACCAAGTCCCGCGAGAGCTGGACCGACCCGGAGCACGACAAGTTCATCGAGGCGCTCCTCCT GTTCGATCGTGATTGGAGAAAGATCGAGGCGTTTGTTGGATCCAAGACAGTGATACAG ATCAGGAGCCATGCACAGAAGTACTTCTTGAAGGTTCAAAAGAATGGGACAGGTGAACATCTGCCACCGCCTAGGCCGAAAAGGAAGGCGGCACACCCGTACCCACATAATAAAGCCTCAAAAAAAG CCCCTGAAGTTGACTTACCACAACAACCTCCTCATATCGTGGAGCAAGGATGCGTTGTACCTATGGATGCACCTACTGTTGCTACAAACTCAAGTGCAGACGACACATTTCCTTCCTGGGACAATGTTCTTACCCAACCTTATAGCCCAAGACATACACAAG ATTTAGGCGCTGCGAATAATAGCTCTAGTAGCATAGAGTGCCAATCTGGAACTTGGCCAACTTCTGATGCGATTGAGCAAGAAGCTTGGCTAACTTCTGATGCGACTGAGCAAGAGATTATACTTCCAGCACTGCATG CCATGCCAGACTTTGCTCAAGTATACAATTTTCTTGGGGGCGTATTTGATCCAGATACAACAGGACATTTGCAGAAGTTGAGAGAGATGGATCCTATAGATGCTGAAACA GTACTACAACTGATGAAAAATCTATCGGTAAACCTGTCTGGTCCGGACTTTGAGACACAT CTGAGCATACAGCATCCCTGA
- the LOC123407190 gene encoding protein REVEILLE 6-like isoform X1, which translates to MAAVMESAVSGGGGGEGAEAAGRVRKPYTITKSRESWTDPEHDKFIEALLLFDRDWRKIEAFVGSKTVIQIRSHAQKYFLKVQKNGTGEHLPPPRPKRKAAHPYPHNKASKKAPEVDLPQQPPHIVEQGCVVPMDAPTVATNSSADDTFPSWDNVLTQPYSPRHTQDLGAANNSSSSIECQSGTWPTSDAIEQEAWLTSDATEQEIILPALHAMPDFAQVYNFLGGVFDPDTTGHLQKLREMDPIDAETVLQLMKNLSVNLSGPDFETHRRMLSSHGAGMG; encoded by the exons ATGGCGGCGGTGATGGAGTCGGCGGTATCCGGCGGAGGCGGCGGGGAGGGGGCGGAGGCGGCGGGGAGGGTGCGGAAGCCCTACACCATCACCAAGTCCCGCGAGAGCTGGACCGACCCGGAGCACGACAAGTTCATCGAGGCGCTCCTCCT GTTCGATCGTGATTGGAGAAAGATCGAGGCGTTTGTTGGATCCAAGACAGTGATACAG ATCAGGAGCCATGCACAGAAGTACTTCTTGAAGGTTCAAAAGAATGGGACAGGTGAACATCTGCCACCGCCTAGGCCGAAAAGGAAGGCGGCACACCCGTACCCACATAATAAAGCCTCAAAAAAAG CCCCTGAAGTTGACTTACCACAACAACCTCCTCATATCGTGGAGCAAGGATGCGTTGTACCTATGGATGCACCTACTGTTGCTACAAACTCAAGTGCAGACGACACATTTCCTTCCTGGGACAATGTTCTTACCCAACCTTATAGCCCAAGACATACACAAG ATTTAGGCGCTGCGAATAATAGCTCTAGTAGCATAGAGTGCCAATCTGGAACTTGGCCAACTTCTGATGCGATTGAGCAAGAAGCTTGGCTAACTTCTGATGCGACTGAGCAAGAGATTATACTTCCAGCACTGCATG CCATGCCAGACTTTGCTCAAGTATACAATTTTCTTGGGGGCGTATTTGATCCAGATACAACAGGACATTTGCAGAAGTTGAGAGAGATGGATCCTATAGATGCTGAAACA GTACTACAACTGATGAAAAATCTATCGGTAAACCTGTCTGGTCCGGACTTTGAGACACAT AGGAGGATGCTCTCGTCGCATGGTGCCGGCATGGGCTAA